In a single window of the Agrobacterium vitis genome:
- a CDS encoding polyhydroxyalkanoate depolymerase, whose protein sequence is MFYQLYEMNHAAMAPLRATADAMRLAFRNPLNPLTHTVIGRTMAAGFEVIERNTRRYGKPEFGLPTTVIDGSPVKITEEVTWSKPFCNLIHFNRSLTQPRSDDPKILIVAPMSGHYATLLRGTVEALLPSADVYITDWIDARMVPMTDGTFDFDDYVDYVIEILHHLGPNTNLVAVCQPSVPVLAAVARMEAENDEFVPSSMTLMGGPIDTRINPTAVNELAKNKPIEWFEENVIMNVPWPQPGFLRPVYPGFLQLSGFMSMNLDRHMIAQKDFYVHLVKNNGDSAEKHREFYDEYLSVMDLTAEFYLQTVEAVFMRHSLPKGELMHRGKPVDCGAIRNVALLTVEGENDDISGVGQTKAAQTLCTNLADDKRMHYMQPDVGHYGVFTGSRFRREIAPRIVAFAKQHSNQQSSAAKPATMVKRVIKGGKSA, encoded by the coding sequence ATGTTTTATCAACTGTATGAAATGAATCACGCAGCCATGGCTCCTTTGCGTGCCACGGCAGATGCCATGCGTCTGGCCTTCCGCAATCCGCTGAACCCGCTTACTCACACCGTCATCGGCCGGACGATGGCCGCAGGCTTCGAGGTGATCGAGCGCAACACGCGGCGCTATGGCAAGCCCGAATTCGGTCTTCCGACCACGGTGATCGACGGATCGCCCGTGAAGATCACCGAGGAAGTCACGTGGTCCAAGCCGTTCTGCAATCTCATTCATTTCAACCGGAGCCTGACCCAGCCCCGGAGTGACGACCCAAAAATCCTCATCGTCGCGCCGATGTCAGGCCATTACGCCACCTTGCTGCGCGGCACGGTCGAGGCATTGCTGCCGAGTGCCGATGTTTATATTACCGACTGGATCGATGCCCGCATGGTGCCGATGACGGACGGAACTTTCGACTTCGATGACTATGTCGATTACGTGATCGAGATCCTGCATCATCTCGGCCCAAACACCAATCTTGTTGCCGTCTGTCAGCCTTCCGTTCCAGTTCTGGCGGCCGTGGCACGGATGGAGGCGGAAAACGACGAATTCGTGCCATCCTCCATGACATTGATGGGTGGCCCGATCGATACGCGCATCAATCCGACAGCCGTTAATGAGCTGGCCAAGAACAAGCCGATTGAATGGTTTGAGGAAAACGTCATCATGAACGTTCCCTGGCCGCAGCCGGGCTTCCTGCGGCCCGTCTATCCGGGCTTCCTTCAGCTTTCAGGATTCATGTCGATGAATCTTGATCGGCATATGATTGCCCAGAAAGATTTCTATGTGCATTTGGTGAAGAACAACGGCGATTCCGCCGAAAAGCACCGGGAATTCTATGATGAATATCTGTCGGTCATGGACCTGACGGCTGAGTTCTATCTGCAAACGGTGGAAGCCGTGTTCATGCGGCATTCCCTGCCGAAGGGCGAGCTGATGCATCGTGGCAAACCGGTCGATTGCGGCGCCATCCGCAATGTGGCTCTTTTGACGGTCGAAGGCGAGAACGACGATATTTCCGGCGTCGGCCAGACAAAGGCGGCACAAACGCTCTGCACCAATCTCGCCGATGACAAGCGTATGCATTACATGCAGCCGGATGTCGGCCATTATGGCGTCTTCACAGGGTCTCGGTTCCGTCGCGAGATTGCGCCGCGCATCGTTGCTTTTGCCAAGCAGCATTCCAATCAACAGTCCTCGGCAGCAAAGCCGGCAACGATGGTGAAGCGCGTTATCAAGGGTGGAAAATCAGCCTGA
- a CDS encoding nitroreductase family protein, with product MTSSNHRNATHDIHPIFLDRWSPRAFTGETMSKTELLTILEAAHWAPSAFNYQPWRFVYALKGDEHFDALLGALIEFNQGWAKNASALVFVISDTLSRSPDGSAPKPSRSHSFDAGAAWGYLALQAIHSGFHAHGMTGVDFDKAANVLGVPADFHIEAAVAIGKLGDKSILPEGLQAKEVPNGRKPLETVVFEGKFKA from the coding sequence ATGACAAGCAGCAATCATCGTAACGCCACCCATGACATTCACCCGATCTTCCTCGATCGCTGGTCGCCCCGCGCCTTCACAGGCGAGACCATGAGCAAAACCGAATTGCTGACCATTCTTGAAGCGGCGCATTGGGCGCCGTCGGCTTTTAACTATCAGCCCTGGCGCTTCGTCTATGCCTTGAAGGGCGACGAACATTTCGATGCCCTGCTGGGCGCCTTGATCGAATTCAACCAAGGCTGGGCCAAGAATGCCTCCGCTCTGGTTTTCGTCATTTCCGATACGCTGAGCCGCTCTCCCGACGGCTCCGCGCCGAAGCCTTCGCGCAGCCACAGCTTCGATGCCGGTGCTGCCTGGGGTTATCTCGCACTTCAGGCTATTCATTCCGGCTTCCATGCGCATGGCATGACTGGTGTGGATTTCGACAAGGCCGCCAACGTGCTTGGTGTTCCCGCCGATTTCCATATCGAGGCCGCCGTTGCGATTGGCAAGCTGGGGGATAAATCGATCCTGCCGGAAGGTTTGCAGGCGAAGGAAGTGCCCAATGGCCGCAAACCGCTGGAAACCGTGGTTTTTGAGGGTAAATTCAAGGCGTGA
- a CDS encoding DUF2852 domain-containing protein, translating into MNQSALLRPGWTPATIAMMVLGFVIFWPLGLAMLAYILWGDRFRTSKRNANEAMDAMFSKCCGSRRSRNRNRFSASSGNLAFDEWRVAELERIEQERRKLEEMREEFEAYVLELQRAKDQDEFNRFMNQRNANRRDERGSDVQTFTQD; encoded by the coding sequence ATGAACCAATCAGCATTGCTGCGTCCAGGCTGGACGCCTGCGACGATTGCCATGATGGTGCTCGGCTTCGTGATCTTCTGGCCGCTTGGCCTTGCCATGCTTGCCTATATTTTATGGGGCGATCGCTTCCGCACATCGAAACGGAACGCAAATGAGGCTATGGACGCCATGTTTTCAAAATGCTGCGGCAGCCGCCGCTCACGCAATCGCAACCGCTTTAGCGCCTCCAGTGGTAACCTCGCCTTCGATGAATGGCGTGTCGCCGAGCTGGAGCGTATCGAGCAGGAACGCCGCAAGCTTGAAGAAATGCGTGAGGAATTCGAGGCCTATGTCCTGGAATTGCAGCGCGCCAAGGATCAGGATGAATTCAACCGCTTCATGAACCAGCGCAATGCCAACCGCCGGGATGAGCGCGGCAGCGATGTCCAGACCTTCACTCAGGACTGA